A stretch of Aphanothece sacrum FPU1 DNA encodes these proteins:
- a CDS encoding FeoA family protein produces MFTQTFTVESSALNLLKEKEKGIITQFRKNDELLLKKLIAMGIMPGLSVTIEQRFPSFVINMNGTRLAIDRNLARAIYVRRTR; encoded by the coding sequence ATGTTTACTCAAACTTTTACCGTGGAATCTTCTGCCTTAAATCTACTCAAAGAAAAAGAAAAAGGCATTATCACACAATTTCGCAAAAATGATGAACTTCTGCTCAAAAAACTTATTGCTATGGGAATTATGCCAGGACTTTCTGTGACCATAGAACAACGATTTCCTTCATTTGTTATTAATATGAATGGCACTCGTCTGGCCATTGATCGTAATCTAGCCCGTGCGATTTATGTCCGACGAACCCGATAG
- a CDS encoding sulfite exporter TauE/SafE family protein has translation MILNWQKDHSFLAFCFAVPIALLGGLMGLGGAEFRLPVLAGPLGYSARQSVPLNLAVSLVTIIISLLIRGKILSLAVVIPYSPILIFLIIGAVIMAFFGASWSKKISNESLEKVILVLLIMIGCALIIEGFLPESLAALVPGVPGVQVAVALICGLGIGLVSSLLGVAGGELIIPTLIFGFGLDIKIAGTGSLLVSLPTVIVGLLRYNSQGAFADTLPLKQTVLPMSFGSFIGAILGGLLVGIISASALKIILGVILNLAALKVFLHIKPK, from the coding sequence ATGATACTAAACTGGCAAAAAGATCACTCATTCTTAGCATTTTGCTTTGCTGTCCCCATTGCCTTATTAGGCGGGTTAATGGGGTTAGGAGGTGCAGAATTTCGCTTGCCAGTATTAGCAGGGCCATTAGGATATTCTGCTCGTCAGTCAGTGCCTCTCAACTTAGCAGTTAGTTTAGTGACAATTATCATTTCTCTGCTAATTCGTGGCAAAATTTTATCATTAGCTGTAGTTATTCCTTATAGCCCAATTCTCATATTTTTAATTATTGGCGCAGTCATTATGGCTTTTTTTGGGGCAAGTTGGTCAAAAAAAATCTCTAATGAAAGTCTTGAAAAAGTCATTTTAGTCTTGCTAATTATGATTGGTTGTGCTTTAATAATAGAAGGATTCCTCCCTGAATCTTTAGCCGCCCTTGTCCCTGGTGTCCCAGGAGTACAGGTAGCAGTTGCTTTAATTTGTGGCTTAGGCATTGGGTTAGTCAGTAGCTTATTAGGAGTCGCTGGCGGAGAGTTAATTATTCCTACTCTTATCTTTGGCTTTGGACTAGATATCAAAATTGCAGGAACGGGAAGTCTATTAGTCAGTTTACCTACCGTAATAGTTGGTTTACTACGCTACAACAGTCAAGGGGCATTTGCTGATACTCTCCCCCTCAAACAAACGGTATTACCAATGAGTTTTGGTTCCTTCATTGGGGCAATATTGGGAGGTCTGCTAGTGGGAATAATTTCGGCTTCAGCCTTAAAAATTATTCTAGGGGTGATTTTAAATTTGGCCGCCCTAAAAGTTTTTCTTCATATTAAGCCTAAATAG
- a CDS encoding nucleoside recognition domain-containing protein, giving the protein MSLFLRYPTAIEEGITKIESLLSKNKVIMSMTVNSSVSRRSLALLLLQKEPIFWKKIQQQEPYIVEIESVIQSVQSQFSDPLILVIAKTRHQMARKIEESAVVKLKKKSPEGEDFFHQLTVNPITGFPLLIFVLYFGIYKFVGEFGAGILVNQIEGFFANNINPVVNQITAQFLPWKIAQDLIANDYGIITLGVRYAIAIIFPIVTTFFLVLSLLEDSGYLPRISLLVDRLFKPLGLSGRAIIPLILGLGCGTMATLVTRTLESKRERFIATLLLALVIPCSAQLGIILGLLSQNPLALTIWLGCLGIVFLGVGILTAKVIPGNMSSFYMEIPPLRWPHPMGIVSKTYGRVKWYIKEITGLFILASIFIWIGKLTGIFELLVNLLNPIMIDLGLPKDAASVFLYGFFRRDYGAAGMFDLYNSGILDGRQLVVTAVTLTLFIPCIAQFQSLLREQGLKTTLGMTSFILTFAFCIGYSLNQLLLIFEVSF; this is encoded by the coding sequence ATGTCTTTATTCCTTCGTTATCCTACAGCTATTGAAGAAGGGATTACTAAAATTGAGTCCCTACTCAGCAAAAATAAAGTCATTATGTCGATGACTGTTAATTCTTCAGTTTCTCGACGCTCTTTAGCCTTATTACTACTCCAAAAAGAACCCATTTTTTGGAAAAAAATACAACAACAAGAACCTTATATTGTTGAAATTGAATCTGTTATACAGTCAGTTCAATCTCAATTTAGTGATCCCTTAATTTTAGTGATTGCTAAAACTCGCCATCAGATGGCCAGAAAAATAGAAGAATCTGCTGTTGTTAAGCTCAAGAAAAAATCCCCTGAAGGAGAAGATTTTTTCCATCAATTAACGGTCAATCCTATTACGGGTTTTCCCTTACTTATTTTTGTCCTTTATTTTGGTATTTATAAATTTGTTGGGGAGTTTGGGGCTGGAATTTTAGTGAATCAAATCGAAGGATTTTTTGCTAACAATATTAATCCTGTCGTTAATCAAATAACGGCTCAATTTTTACCTTGGAAGATCGCGCAAGATTTAATTGCCAATGATTATGGTATTATTACATTAGGAGTTCGCTATGCGATCGCTATTATTTTTCCGATTGTAACTACTTTCTTTTTAGTCTTGTCTTTACTAGAAGATAGTGGTTATCTGCCTCGAATTTCCTTGTTAGTGGATCGTTTATTTAAACCACTTGGACTTTCAGGACGTGCCATTATTCCTCTTATTTTGGGGCTAGGATGTGGGACAATGGCAACTTTAGTGACTCGCACTTTAGAAAGTAAAAGAGAAAGATTTATTGCTACTCTTTTATTAGCATTGGTCATCCCTTGTTCGGCTCAATTAGGCATTATTTTAGGGTTACTTTCTCAAAATCCTTTAGCCTTAACAATTTGGCTAGGATGTCTTGGAATTGTCTTCTTAGGAGTAGGGATATTAACAGCAAAAGTTATCCCTGGTAATATGTCCTCATTTTATATGGAAATTCCCCCTTTACGTTGGCCTCATCCGATGGGAATTGTCAGTAAAACCTATGGCCGTGTTAAATGGTATATTAAAGAAATTACTGGCTTATTTATTTTAGCATCTATCTTTATTTGGATAGGAAAATTAACTGGAATCTTTGAATTATTAGTTAACTTACTCAATCCAATTATGATAGATTTAGGATTACCTAAAGATGCTGCTTCTGTGTTTTTGTATGGATTTTTCCGTCGAGATTATGGGGCAGCCGGAATGTTTGATTTATATAATTCTGGTATTTTAGACGGGCGACAATTAGTTGTAACTGCTGTTACTCTAACCTTATTTATTCCTTGTATTGCTCAATTTCAATCTCTTTTGAGAGAACAGGGACTTAAAACTACTCTAGGTATGACTAGCTTCATTCTTACTTTTGCCTTTTGTATTGGCTATTCTCTCAATCAATTATTACTAATTTTCGAGGTAAGTTTCTAA
- a CDS encoding iron-sulfur cluster assembly accessory protein encodes MTVTLTEKAAFRLRSFLRGETPKVSGIRVGVINGGCNGREYSLNLVSEPKTDDLVFEQDRVPIYVDSNSSTLLSGVVIDFVESLTQSGFTFSNPNASNTCGCGKSFSTSDCSSQASSCG; translated from the coding sequence ATGACAGTTACTCTAACAGAAAAAGCAGCATTTCGACTTCGCTCTTTTTTAAGAGGCGAAACCCCCAAAGTAAGCGGTATTAGAGTTGGGGTGATTAATGGAGGCTGCAATGGTCGTGAATATTCCTTAAATTTGGTCAGTGAACCTAAGACCGATGACTTGGTATTTGAACAAGATAGAGTTCCCATTTATGTGGATTCTAATAGTTCTACTTTGTTAAGTGGGGTTGTCATTGACTTTGTTGAAAGTTTAACCCAAAGTGGCTTTACTTTTAGTAATCCAAATGCAAGTAATACTTGTGGCTGTGGTAAGTCTTTCTCAACATCAGATTGTTCCAGTCAAGCATCATCTTGCGGCTAA
- a CDS encoding FeoB small GTPase domain-containing protein has translation MKCNSCPDSCETKSNKPKQKSRRFWAKQTTKPSPPPSNHPTIILVGSPNVGKSLLFNVLTGSYVSVGNYPGTTVEVSRSHTIIGGQTVTMIDTPGMYSLVSLTEEEKFSRNLLFTEKIDLVIHVIDAKNVSRMLPLTFQLIETQIPIILAVNMIDEAEKLGIWVNEKQLEASLGISVVTLSAIQKRGIQTLTNKVANHVFIPSLSYSY, from the coding sequence ATGAAATGTAATTCCTGTCCTGATAGTTGTGAAACCAAGTCCAATAAACCGAAGCAAAAAAGTAGACGTTTTTGGGCAAAACAAACAACTAAACCATCTCCTCCCCCTAGTAATCATCCTACTATTATTTTAGTAGGTTCTCCTAATGTGGGAAAAAGTCTACTGTTTAATGTATTAACAGGTTCTTACGTTTCCGTAGGTAACTATCCTGGTACTACAGTAGAAGTTTCACGCAGTCATACCATTATTGGGGGACAAACAGTAACAATGATAGATACTCCTGGAATGTATTCTTTAGTTTCTTTAACCGAAGAAGAAAAGTTCTCCAGAAATTTATTATTTACTGAAAAAATTGATTTGGTCATTCATGTTATTGATGCCAAAAATGTGAGTAGAATGTTACCCCTAACGTTTCAATTAATTGAAACTCAGATCCCTATTATTTTAGCAGTCAATATGATTGATGAAGCTGAAAAATTAGGAATTTGGGTTAATGAGAAACAATTAGAGGCTTCTTTGGGAATCTCAGTTGTTACCCTCTCAGCCATCCAAAAACGTGGGATTCAAACTCTAACTAATAAGGTGGCAAATCATGTCTTTATTCCTTCGTTATCCTACAGCTATTGA
- a CDS encoding 2Fe-2S iron-sulfur cluster-binding protein: MTTTYKVRLTKVVKRKNQETGKKEEFTEMDLTLDVPEDKYILEAFEDAINDDEIQYPDGIDELPSSCRSGSCSSCLGRIVEGTVNQEDQSFLDDEQMEKGWVLLCVAYPTSDCIIKTHQEANLG; this comes from the coding sequence ATGACTACAACCTACAAAGTTCGTCTCACCAAAGTTGTTAAAAGAAAAAATCAAGAGACGGGAAAGAAAGAAGAATTCACGGAAATGGATCTTACTTTAGATGTTCCTGAGGATAAGTATATCCTTGAAGCGTTTGAAGATGCCATTAACGACGATGAAATTCAATACCCTGATGGTATTGATGAGTTGCCTTCTTCTTGTCGTTCAGGTTCTTGTTCTAGTTGCTTAGGCAGAATAGTAGAAGGAACAGTTAATCAAGAAGACCAAAGCTTTTTGGATGATGAGCAAATGGAGAAAGGATGGGTACTTCTTTGTGTTGCTTATCCTACCTCAGATTGCATCATTAAAACTCACCAAGAAGCCAATCTTGGTTAA